Proteins from one Malaya genurostris strain Urasoe2022 chromosome 2, Malgen_1.1, whole genome shotgun sequence genomic window:
- the LOC131428455 gene encoding uncharacterized protein LOC131428455 — MATNIKIYKICDASRFNRMALPALSSVSSLLEQASITLGKHFETIYIEADGCKIISDLALAAFETQLLMVTEEDEAWIPNFQPQTKQQSALEISGSVFMGSSQDQSGLPEEEIPLIASVTSNTGMTQAENIMDDAEMITVEFTEDKFQVAVQNKSNSNVDSEEDTSDSIEDFSSNIIERTVDATEQHVLVTGNVPTAVRAEFFRPCDQRYENLTRQICRASNDIENQSPNSNKKCNSSDGVHLQKSGKKHASTEMKFRCFNINWNKISDRLLDRLRSLQEFKINNPGIFIPASIRVTKTDLTALTNAVVDQLRMIDSMIRAETMETVSRQIFEKFPALDYTDDDGFGAGQGYVELKYKMINRNNYLNRFKSCRASISDIVMNLKKKRNSRAGTRKEYWEKTSNICEKHILSKLSRDEPNLMTNDFLLQSQAYVRYKLDEKVETIVMLSQLPVLRRRMLLNFHFEKATGVNVNDFRRYFLMKKEKIIQYSLVKNKNSHLSEKSSDYDILQFLCSLVGESFSEIIIHKEIGSRIDDIIVDNPGPVLAAVDVGYDKTMFYCYANDVRLSEGAEDILTGMEDLFTIYFVHNFMYAKSVSKFLELLQEYFFKIITFVASKSTASRIGQRQRRVRKVIADISNFDVAFEEAIE; from the exons atggcgaccaatattaaaatttacaaaatatgcgACGCGTCTCGGTTCAACAGAATGGCCCTACCGGCTCTTTCCAGCGTCTCCAGTTTATTAGAACAAG caTCAATTACATTaggcaaacattttgaaactatATACATAGAAGCTGATGGATGTAAAATCATCTCTGACTTAGCATTAGCCGCCTTCGAAACTCAGCTGTTAATGGTAACTGAGGAAGATGAAGCTTGGATACCAAACTTTCAGCCACAAACGAAACAACAATCAGCTTTAGAAATTTCAG GATCAGTTTTCATGGGCTCATCCCAAGATCAATCAGGTTTGCCTGAGGAAGAAATACCCTTAATCGCTTCTGTCACGTCGAATACTGGAATGACACAAGCAGAAAATATAATGGACGATGCCGAGATGATCACCGTAGAATTCACAGAAGATAAATTTCAAGTTGCTGTACAgaacaaatcaaattcaaatgttgATAGTGAGGAGGACACTTCTGATAGTATTGAAGATTTCTCATCAAATATAATCGAGCGAACTGTTGATGCGACGGAGCAGCATGTGCTGGTGACTGGAAATGTACCAACAGCAGTGAGAGCAGAGTTTTTTCGACCTTGTGATCAACGCTATGAAAATTTAACCAGACAGATTTGCAGGGCCAGTAACGATATAGAAAATCAATCTCCAAATTCcaacaaaaaatgtaactcttCGGATGGTGTACATCTTCAGAAAAGTGGTAAAAAACACGCTTCAACAGAGATGAAATTTCGGTGTTTTAATATTAATTGGAACAAAATCAGTGACCGACTTTTAGATCGTTTACGATCTTTGCaagaatttaaaataaataatccAGGTATATTCATTCCCGCATCCATCCGTGTTACCAAGACTGATTTGACCGCATTAACGAATGCTGTGGTTGACCAGCTCCGTATGATAGACTCAATGATCCGAGCTGAGACTATGGAAACTGTGTCAcgtcaaatttttgaaaaattcccgGCTTTAGATTACACGGATGATGATGGTTTTGGAGCCGGACAAGGTTACGTTGAGTTAAAATACAAAATGATCAATCGCAATAATTATTTAAATCGATTTAAAAGCTGTCGGGCATCAATTTCGGATATCGTaatgaatttgaagaaaaagCGAAATTCTCGAGCAGGAACACGCAAGGAATATTGGGAGAAAACATCCAATATATGTGAAAAGCATATTCTGTCGAAGTTATCCCGAGATGAGCCAAATTTAATGACGAACGATTTTCTACTACAATCACAGGCTTACGTAAGATACAAATTGGACGAGAAAGTCGAGACAATTGTAATGCTATCACAGCTTCCCGTTCTTCGACGTAGGATGTTACTCAATTTTCATTTCGAAAAGGCAACTGGAGTTAACGTTAATGATTTCCGGAGgtattttttgatgaaaaaagaaaaaatcatcCAATACTCACTTGTTAAAAATAAGAATtcgcatttgagtgaaaaatcgTCCGATTATGACATTCTTCAGTTTTTATGCTCGCTTGTAGGAGAGAGTTTCAGCGAAATAATCATCCACAAAGAA ATTGGCAGCCGTATTGATGATATCATCGTAGATAATCCTGGACCGGTACTGGCAGCTGTTG ATGTTGGATATgacaaaacaatgttttattgcTATGCAAATGATGTGCGTCTTTCAGAGGGAGCGGAGGATATACTAACAGGAATGGAGGATCTTTTTACCATctattttgttcataattttatGTATGCTAAATCTGTTTCCAAATTTTTGGAGCTACTAcaggaatatttttttaaaataattactTTCGTTGCATCAAAGTCTACTGCAAGTCGAATAGGTCAAAGACAGAGAAGAGTGAGAAAAGTTATTGCAGATATATCTAATTTCGATGTAGCCTTTGAAGAAGCTATTGAATAA